One Brachyspira pilosicoli P43/6/78 genomic window carries:
- a CDS encoding amino acid ABC transporter ATP-binding protein, with product MIKVENLHKKFNQLEVLKGIDVNVEKGEIIAIIGPSGSGKSTFLRCINRLEEPTYGKIFIDGENILDKKTDINKIREKVGMVFQHFNLFPHKTVMENIILAPMKLKGYTKEQAETKALELLQKVGLVEKKDTYPNKLSGGQKQRIAIARALAMEPEVMLFDEPTSALDPEMIKEVLDVMIDLAKEGMTMLIVTHEMGFAKNVASRILFMNDGIILEDETPEEFFNNPKHSRTKEFLYKVLNK from the coding sequence GTGATTAAAGTAGAAAATTTACATAAAAAGTTTAATCAATTAGAAGTATTAAAGGGAATAGATGTTAATGTTGAGAAGGGTGAGATTATTGCAATTATTGGTCCTTCTGGAAGCGGTAAATCTACTTTTTTAAGATGCATAAACAGACTTGAAGAGCCTACCTACGGAAAGATATTTATAGACGGTGAAAACATATTGGACAAAAAAACTGATATAAATAAGATAAGAGAAAAGGTTGGCATGGTATTTCAGCATTTTAACTTATTTCCTCATAAAACAGTAATGGAAAATATTATCTTAGCACCGATGAAATTAAAAGGCTACACTAAAGAACAAGCAGAAACTAAAGCACTTGAGTTATTACAAAAAGTTGGACTTGTTGAGAAAAAAGACACCTATCCTAATAAACTTTCAGGCGGGCAGAAACAGAGAATTGCTATTGCTAGGGCTTTAGCTATGGAGCCTGAGGTTATGCTTTTTGATGAGCCTACTTCTGCATTAGACCCAGAGATGATTAAAGAAGTTTTGGACGTTATGATAGATTTGGCTAAAGAGGGCATGACTATGCTTATAGTTACTCATGAGATGGGTTTTGCTAAAAATGTTGCAAGCAGAATACTATTTATGAATGACGGCATTATACTTGAAGATGAAACACCTGAAGAGTTCTTTAATAATCCTAAACATTCTAGAACTAAAGAGTTCTTATATAAGGTTTTAAATAAATAA
- a CDS encoding basic amino acid ABC transporter substrate-binding protein, whose amino-acid sequence MKNILKILLLVSLLVVLSCSKKEEKDVLYVGTNAEYPPFEYLDENGNVVGFDVELINEISKIIGKKIEIKDMTFDGLIPALEAKTIDILIAGITATESRKKVINFSKPYFESQQAIIVKEDNNTITNFDSLNNTYTVGVVLGYVGDVALTESKKVDKIERFNRTADTVVALQNGKIDAAIMDYPIAVGYIKNNEGLKAIKTDLSIQELCIGFRKEDTKLLEDVNKALDTLKENGKYDELVKKYF is encoded by the coding sequence ATGAAAAATATATTAAAGATTCTTTTGTTGGTTTCTTTGCTTGTGGTATTATCTTGTTCTAAGAAAGAGGAGAAAGATGTTTTGTATGTAGGCACTAATGCTGAATATCCTCCTTTTGAATATTTAGATGAGAACGGCAATGTGGTTGGTTTTGATGTTGAGCTTATAAATGAGATATCAAAAATAATAGGAAAGAAAATAGAAATAAAAGATATGACTTTTGACGGACTTATACCTGCTTTAGAGGCTAAAACTATAGACATACTTATAGCTGGTATTACTGCTACAGAGTCAAGAAAGAAAGTTATTAATTTTTCTAAGCCTTATTTTGAATCTCAGCAGGCTATTATAGTAAAAGAAGATAATAACACTATTACTAACTTTGACAGCTTAAACAATACTTATACAGTTGGTGTTGTTTTAGGATATGTTGGAGATGTTGCTTTAACAGAGAGTAAAAAAGTTGATAAAATAGAGAGATTTAATAGAACAGCAGATACTGTTGTTGCTTTACAGAATGGCAAAATAGATGCTGCTATAATGGATTATCCTATAGCTGTTGGTTATATAAAGAACAATGAAGGTCTTAAAGCTATTAAAACAGATTTATCTATACAAGAGCTTTGTATTGGTTTTAGAAAAGAAGATACTAAACTTTTGGAAGATGTAAACAAAGCTTTAGATACTTTGAAAGAAAACGGCAAATATGATGAGCTTGTAAAAAAATATTTTTAA
- a CDS encoding bacteriohemerythrin gives MNDTEKNIDVVEEENDSELFIKWRPIYETKHKIIDSQHKELVNIINELYLSTINNSNDTNGAFIKAVKKCIDYTQYHFKTEEKIMDLINYSDAENHKAMHKNFCMELVNQIRKYEEGQPFVANKFLKYLKDWLLEHIAFRDKIFVDEVITYLKKNNI, from the coding sequence ATGAACGATACTGAAAAAAATATTGATGTTGTAGAAGAAGAGAATGATTCTGAGTTGTTTATAAAATGGCGTCCTATATATGAGACTAAGCATAAAATCATAGATAGCCAGCATAAAGAACTTGTAAACATCATTAATGAACTTTATTTAAGTACTATTAATAATAGCAATGATACTAATGGTGCTTTTATTAAGGCAGTTAAGAAGTGTATTGATTATACGCAATATCATTTTAAGACAGAAGAAAAGATTATGGATTTAATCAATTATTCTGATGCTGAAAATCATAAAGCTATGCATAAAAACTTTTGTATGGAATTGGTTAATCAAATTAGAAAATACGAAGAGGGTCAGCCTTTTGTTGCTAATAAATTTTTAAAATATTTAAAAGATTGGCTGTTGGAGCATATTGCTTTTAGAGATAAGATTTTTGTAGATGAAGTAATAACTTATTTGAAAAAAAATAATATATAA
- a CDS encoding basic amino acid ABC transporter substrate-binding protein — translation MFKKIIITTSILLISLVAFMSCSAKENKLYVGTNAEFEPFEYRDGENIVGFDIDLINEIAKIMKQDIEVVDMAFDGLLPALQSKKIDIIIAGMTADEERKKFVNFTDPYYSTQQSILVHKDNKDIYSFDNLEGKNVGVVLGFTGDLIVSAMSNVNAQKYGATSEAILALKSKKVDAVVLDYEPASKYFDQNNDLKLIITDSKSEEYAIAMRKEDTELLKKVNDALNTIKENGTYDMLIAKYFEK, via the coding sequence ATGTTTAAAAAAATAATAATTACTACATCAATACTTTTAATATCTTTAGTTGCTTTTATGAGCTGTTCTGCAAAAGAAAATAAACTTTATGTGGGCACTAATGCTGAATTTGAACCTTTTGAATATAGAGACGGCGAAAATATTGTTGGTTTTGATATAGATTTAATCAACGAAATAGCTAAAATAATGAAGCAAGATATTGAAGTTGTAGACATGGCTTTTGACGGACTTCTTCCTGCTTTACAATCTAAAAAGATAGATATAATTATTGCTGGTATGACTGCAGATGAAGAGAGAAAGAAGTTTGTTAATTTTACAGACCCTTATTATAGCACTCAGCAATCTATACTAGTTCATAAAGATAATAAAGATATTTATAGCTTTGATAATTTAGAAGGCAAAAATGTTGGTGTTGTATTAGGTTTTACAGGTGACTTAATTGTAAGTGCAATGTCTAATGTAAATGCTCAGAAATATGGTGCTACATCAGAGGCTATATTAGCTTTAAAAAGTAAAAAAGTAGATGCTGTAGTTTTAGATTATGAACCTGCTAGCAAATATTTTGACCAAAATAATGATTTAAAATTAATTATAACAGATTCTAAAAGTGAAGAATATGCTATTGCTATGAGAAAAGAAGATACAGAATTACTTAAAAAAGTTAATGATGCTTTAAATACTATAAAAGAAAATGGCACTTACGATATGCTTATAGCAAAATATTTTGAAAAGTAA
- a CDS encoding DUF1858 domain-containing protein, translating into MINKTMSIGEIIQIFPDSVEIMMSYGLHCVGCHVASWESLEEGCRGHGMDDEKIDNLVKEINERCSKN; encoded by the coding sequence ATGATAAATAAAACTATGAGTATAGGGGAAATTATACAGATATTTCCAGATTCAGTAGAGATTATGATGAGCTATGGTCTTCATTGTGTAGGCTGTCATGTTGCTAGTTGGGAGAGTCTTGAAGAAGGCTGTAGAGGCCATGGAATGGACGATGAAAAAATAGATAATTTAGTTAAAGAAATAAATGAGAGATGTTCTAAAAACTAA
- a CDS encoding amino acid ABC transporter permease, with the protein MTEYLELLKEVFIANHRYMYMVKGLLFSIGTTLFATLIGIVLGIFIALMQLSHIYPLKNIKGFETFNPISKLAFGYVNLIRGTPAVVQLMIWANVVFVGALRNTPILIISAIAFGINSAAYVAEIIRAGIEGLDKGQMEASRALGLNYGLSMKEIIIPQAIKKILPALVSEFITLIKETSIVGFIGGVDLLRSANIITSQTYRGVEPLIAVGIIYLILTSIFAMFMRKVEKGLKESD; encoded by the coding sequence ATGACAGAATATTTAGAGTTGCTTAAAGAAGTATTTATAGCTAACCATAGATATATGTATATGGTTAAGGGGCTTTTATTTTCTATAGGAACTACTTTATTTGCTACACTTATTGGTATAGTTCTTGGTATATTTATTGCTCTGATGCAATTATCGCATATTTATCCTTTAAAAAATATTAAAGGGTTTGAGACATTTAATCCTATATCAAAATTAGCATTTGGATATGTTAATTTGATAAGGGGTACACCTGCGGTTGTGCAGCTTATGATTTGGGCAAATGTTGTATTTGTGGGGGCTTTAAGAAATACGCCTATACTAATTATCTCTGCTATAGCTTTTGGTATTAACTCTGCTGCTTATGTTGCTGAGATTATAAGAGCCGGTATTGAAGGTCTTGATAAAGGTCAGATGGAGGCTTCTAGAGCTTTGGGGCTTAATTATGGTCTTTCTATGAAAGAGATTATTATACCGCAGGCTATTAAAAAGATACTTCCTGCTTTGGTGAGCGAGTTTATTACACTTATTAAAGAGACTTCTATTGTTGGTTTTATAGGGGGAGTTGATTTGCTTCGTTCGGCTAACATCATTACTAGTCAAACTTATAGGGGGGTTGAGCCTCTTATTGCTGTGGGTATAATATATTTGATATTAACTTCTATCTTTGCTATGTTTATGAGAAAGGTAGAGAAGGGGCTTAAAGAAAGTGATTAA
- a CDS encoding YggT family protein, which yields MLIQIINFIYVLIMQALRLYSFIWFIWIIISWLTAFGAIHLDYYNPIVNFFYRITDGVIDKIFGNFRDKLIIGVIDLSPLVFLLILQMVVPPLITMLYRFIIRLIL from the coding sequence ATGTTAATACAAATTATTAATTTTATATATGTTCTTATAATGCAGGCTTTAAGGCTATATTCATTTATATGGTTTATATGGATTATTATCAGCTGGCTTACTGCTTTTGGTGCTATACATTTAGATTATTACAATCCTATAGTTAATTTCTTTTATAGAATTACTGACGGAGTGATAGATAAAATTTTTGGAAACTTCAGAGATAAGCTTATAATAGGAGTAATAGATTTATCTCCTTTAGTATTTTTGCTTATACTTCAAATGGTAGTACCTCCTCTAATCACTATGCTTTATAGATTTATAATTCGTTTAATATTATAA
- a CDS encoding STAS domain-containing protein, with protein sequence MVSTVIEGKTAIINIEKNIISENVDILEEKLNYIKDAGILNFVFDFHNIEYICSSALGLIASALRVSGEKGGKVYFCSLSTKLTSLFEATRFLTIVNTAKDVNEALSNIK encoded by the coding sequence ATGGTTAGTACTGTTATAGAGGGGAAAACTGCTATTATTAATATAGAGAAGAATATTATATCTGAAAATGTTGATATATTGGAAGAGAAACTTAATTATATAAAAGATGCTGGTATTTTAAATTTTGTATTTGATTTTCATAATATAGAATATATATGTTCTTCTGCTTTAGGATTAATAGCTTCTGCTTTAAGAGTGTCTGGTGAAAAAGGCGGAAAGGTTTATTTTTGTTCTTTAAGCACTAAATTAACAAGTTTATTTGAAGCTACAAGATTTCTCACTATAGTAAATACTGCCAAAGATGTTAATGAGGCTTTAAGCAATATTAAGTAA
- the selD gene encoding selenide, water dikinase SelD, protein MEDIKKEEEKIELLSCALEGGCSAKIPPDLLEKTLSPILKTKVDSNLLSDVDIGDDAGVYKISEDNAIIFTVDFFPPVVADPYLFGEIAACNSISDIYAMGGEPKLALNITMYPKENSLNTLATILKGGQDKATEAGVLVVGGHTITDTAIKYGMAVIGFANPNNITTNSAAKDGDIIILTKPLGTGACLAAMRQGLIKESAITDVFNAMSTLNKKACAVMNKYNAKCATDVTGFGLAGHAYKMAKASDVTIEINTSALPMFEKSYEVLDIGCIPGAAFTNMRYVGENILVDENVDYSLKMLTFDPQTAGGLFICVDKANAENMLADLWREGIDCAAIVGRVTKKNREYIHLTK, encoded by the coding sequence ATGGAAGATATTAAAAAAGAAGAAGAGAAAATTGAGTTATTATCTTGTGCTTTAGAGGGCGGCTGTTCTGCCAAAATTCCGCCTGATTTGCTTGAAAAGACATTATCGCCTATATTAAAAACAAAAGTAGATTCTAATCTATTATCTGATGTTGATATAGGAGATGATGCTGGAGTTTATAAGATTTCAGAGGATAATGCTATTATATTTACAGTAGATTTTTTTCCTCCTGTTGTTGCAGACCCTTATTTATTTGGAGAGATTGCTGCTTGTAACTCTATAAGCGATATATATGCTATGGGAGGAGAGCCAAAATTAGCTTTAAATATTACAATGTATCCAAAAGAAAACTCTCTTAATACTCTTGCTACAATATTAAAAGGCGGACAAGACAAAGCTACAGAAGCAGGCGTATTGGTTGTAGGAGGGCATACTATCACAGATACAGCAATTAAATATGGTATGGCTGTTATTGGTTTTGCTAATCCTAATAATATTACTACAAACTCTGCTGCTAAAGACGGAGATATTATAATACTTACAAAGCCTCTTGGTACAGGTGCTTGTTTAGCTGCTATGAGGCAGGGATTAATAAAAGAAAGTGCTATTACAGATGTATTTAATGCTATGAGTACTTTAAATAAAAAAGCTTGTGCTGTAATGAATAAATATAATGCAAAATGTGCTACAGATGTAACAGGTTTCGGACTTGCTGGTCATGCTTACAAGATGGCTAAGGCTAGTGATGTAACTATAGAGATAAATACATCAGCATTGCCTATGTTTGAGAAGAGTTATGAGGTATTGGATATTGGCTGTATACCTGGGGCTGCTTTTACAAATATGCGTTATGTTGGTGAGAATATTTTAGTTGATGAGAATGTGGATTATAGCTTAAAGATGCTTACTTTTGACCCTCAGACTGCTGGCGGATTATTTATATGTGTAGATAAGGCTAATGCTGAGAATATGCTTGCTGATTTATGGCGTGAGGGCATTGATTGTGCGGCTATTGTTGGAAGGGTAACTAAAAAGAATAGAGAATATATACACCTTACTAAATAA
- a CDS encoding tetratricopeptide repeat protein — protein MDSLEDINRYINDGDYKRAIEELNLLIYNEPDNAKAFYMRGKFRFIDLQKNKYDYSSANLSLIYSNIEYDLIHSIEIDPNIIDAYRGLMYLNRDIANVDKEREYAQILFEKDNKAYDALLMLANSYLNNGENASDFHQAIGYYDDFIERVDIEESKIARFERGLCYYNLNILIKADYEANELIKDFPFYDEAYFLKAIALAKKGVDSEFYYDALLFLNRAIELNDKNYNAIYERAEWYFSKEDYLNAIKNYDILLETDNKYKLAALLGKSEALHDYIVSGEYHSDTNYIKEAFSLLDKIIKNFSLDKKYMRYKYYRGNLYAYIGEAERAKAEFDDILKNNDDFNEWFYNDILEFYYYNAKTDEDYKHLIKYLDKIKNIRALIYKTFSYYKLKNYKESALSAKEVLGSLDNSYANEEMYHLRYVYAFSLIETRSHDYETIIENLKISLNSTELNKAIIYRKIAKVMIYNIPQKYYYEGIKYLELAINMNDFFAYYIYSKELFYGNILTPSPELAIGMANTSIDLHSTFEPSHIILGRAYELGRGIEKNEDKAFEIYYKSNEIAKMNNYHSSCSKAALAHCYYNGIGVTKNEALALELIKDAVDNYSENCHDYVLLLYAYFALTNKDGFSLEKAASVFDEDITYHNSLSFIMTFKRVYKKLGNSSMVKKLSSIEKETLKNTGEFNLNYLRKYIKNYNEYYPIVFNR, from the coding sequence ATGGATTCTTTGGAAGATATTAATAGATATATTAATGATGGTGATTATAAAAGAGCTATAGAAGAATTAAATCTATTAATATATAATGAGCCTGATAATGCCAAAGCTTTTTATATGAGAGGTAAGTTTAGATTTATAGATTTACAAAAAAACAAATATGATTATTCTAGTGCAAATCTTTCTTTAATATATTCAAATATAGAGTATGACCTTATTCATTCTATAGAGATAGACCCTAATATAATTGATGCTTATAGGGGATTAATGTATTTAAATAGAGATATAGCTAATGTAGATAAAGAGAGAGAATATGCACAGATTTTATTTGAAAAAGATAATAAGGCTTATGATGCTTTGCTTATGCTTGCTAATAGCTATTTAAATAATGGTGAGAACGCTTCTGATTTTCATCAGGCTATTGGGTATTATGATGATTTTATTGAGAGAGTTGATATTGAAGAGTCCAAAATAGCGAGGTTTGAGAGAGGTCTTTGTTATTATAATTTAAATATACTGATTAAGGCAGATTATGAGGCTAATGAGCTTATAAAAGATTTCCCTTTTTATGATGAAGCTTATTTTTTAAAGGCTATTGCATTGGCTAAAAAGGGTGTTGATAGCGAGTTTTATTATGATGCTTTGCTTTTTTTAAATAGGGCTATAGAGCTTAATGACAAAAATTATAATGCAATTTATGAAAGAGCTGAATGGTATTTTAGTAAAGAGGATTATTTGAATGCTATAAAAAACTATGACATATTGCTTGAAACAGACAATAAATATAAATTAGCTGCTTTGCTTGGTAAATCTGAGGCTTTGCATGATTATATTGTAAGCGGCGAATATCATAGCGATACCAATTATATTAAAGAGGCATTTTCTTTATTAGATAAAATAATAAAAAACTTTTCTCTAGATAAAAAATATATGAGGTATAAATATTATAGAGGTAATTTATATGCTTATATTGGAGAAGCTGAAAGAGCTAAAGCTGAATTTGATGATATATTAAAAAATAATGATGATTTTAATGAATGGTTTTATAATGATATATTAGAGTTTTATTATTATAATGCCAAAACAGATGAAGACTATAAACATCTTATTAAATATTTAGATAAAATAAAAAATATTAGAGCTTTAATATATAAAACATTTTCTTATTATAAATTAAAAAACTATAAAGAATCAGCATTATCAGCAAAAGAAGTATTAGGTAGTTTAGATAATAGTTATGCCAATGAAGAGATGTATCATTTAAGATATGTATATGCTTTCTCTCTAATAGAAACAAGATCTCATGATTATGAAACTATAATAGAAAACTTAAAAATATCATTAAACAGTACTGAATTAAATAAAGCAATAATATATAGAAAAATAGCAAAAGTGATGATATACAATATACCTCAAAAGTATTATTATGAAGGCATTAAATATTTAGAATTGGCAATAAATATGAATGACTTTTTTGCTTATTATATATATTCAAAAGAGTTATTTTATGGAAATATTCTCACACCCTCACCAGAACTCGCAATAGGAATGGCTAATACTTCTATTGATTTACACAGTACATTTGAACCTTCTCATATTATATTGGGAAGAGCCTACGAATTAGGAAGAGGAATAGAAAAAAACGAAGATAAAGCTTTTGAAATATATTATAAATCTAATGAAATAGCAAAAATGAATAATTATCATTCGTCATGTTCTAAAGCGGCATTAGCTCATTGCTATTATAATGGTATAGGCGTAACTAAAAATGAAGCTTTGGCATTAGAATTAATAAAAGATGCTGTGGATAATTATAGCGAAAATTGTCATGATTATGTATTATTATTGTATGCTTATTTTGCACTTACTAATAAAGATGGTTTTAGTTTAGAGAAGGCTGCTTCTGTTTTTGATGAGGATATTACATATCATAATAGTTTATCTTTTATTATGACTTTTAAGCGTGTTTATAAAAAGCTTGGCAATAGTTCTATGGTAAAAAAGCTTTCTAGTATTGAAAAAGAAACTCTAAAAAATACAGGTGAGTTTAATTTAAATTATTTAAGAAAATATATAAAAAACTATAATGAATATTATCCAATAGTATTTAATAGATAA
- a CDS encoding AAA family ATPase yields MEALCLKNKKNKKLRVKEAKKYLINEASESLIDMEKVTSDALSLAENMGIIFLDEIDKIASGNKTDSADVARHGVQRDLLPIVEGTTVNTKYGPIKTDHILFIAAGAFHVNKPSDLIPELQGRFPIRVELKALSKEDFKDILINPKNAITKQYQELLKTEGVTIEFEDEALEKIADLAYNINTNVENIGARRLYTIMEKVFEEISFSADEHSGEFIKITSDNVKEAVKDIEENRDISRYIL; encoded by the coding sequence TTGGAAGCATTATGCCTCAAAAATAAAAAAAATAAAAAATTAAGAGTAAAAGAGGCTAAGAAATATCTTATAAATGAGGCATCTGAAAGTTTAATAGATATGGAGAAAGTTACTTCTGATGCTTTATCTTTAGCTGAAAATATGGGTATAATATTTTTAGATGAGATAGACAAAATTGCTAGCGGAAATAAAACAGACAGTGCAGATGTAGCACGTCATGGTGTACAGAGAGATTTGCTTCCTATAGTTGAAGGTACAACAGTTAATACTAAATATGGTCCTATAAAAACTGACCATATACTTTTTATAGCGGCTGGTGCTTTTCATGTTAATAAGCCTTCTGATTTGATACCGGAATTGCAGGGAAGATTTCCTATTAGAGTTGAATTAAAAGCTTTATCAAAAGAAGATTTTAAAGATATACTTATTAATCCTAAGAATGCTATTACTAAACAGTATCAGGAATTACTTAAAACTGAGGGTGTTACTATAGAGTTTGAAGATGAGGCTTTAGAGAAAATAGCTGATTTGGCTTATAATATTAATACTAATGTTGAAAATATTGGAGCTAGAAGACTTTATACTATTATGGAAAAAGTTTTTGAAGAGATTTCTTTTAGTGCAGATGAACATAGCGGAGAATTTATAAAAATAACTTCCGATAATGTTAAGGAGGCTGTAAAAGATATAGAAGAAAATAGGGATATTAGCAGATATATATTATAA
- the xth gene encoding exodeoxyribonuclease III yields MSTLKIISWNVNGIRAAYKKGLLDFIKKEDADIICLQETKAFEEQLPEDLRNIEGYQLFINPADPEIRKGYSGVAIYTKLKPNKEIKNKFGSKFTDREGRILALEFDDFTIFNVYFPNGGKSEEHFNYKLSFYDEMTKHMIKLKDKTNVILCGDMNIAHEAIDLARPKENEKSIGFLPIERERITKFLNSGFTDTFRMFVKEGGHYSWWDMKTRSREKNVGWRIDYFFVNNEISNNIKRADILTDVLGSDHCPILIEWDKK; encoded by the coding sequence ATGAGTACACTAAAAATAATTTCTTGGAATGTTAATGGTATAAGAGCGGCATACAAAAAAGGCTTATTAGATTTTATTAAAAAAGAAGATGCTGATATAATATGTCTGCAAGAGACTAAGGCTTTTGAAGAACAGCTTCCTGAAGATTTAAGAAACATAGAAGGCTATCAATTATTTATTAATCCTGCTGACCCTGAAATAAGAAAAGGCTACAGCGGAGTTGCAATATATACTAAGTTAAAGCCAAACAAAGAAATAAAAAATAAATTCGGTTCTAAGTTTACAGATAGAGAAGGAAGAATACTTGCTTTAGAGTTTGATGATTTTACTATATTTAATGTTTATTTTCCTAATGGCGGCAAATCTGAAGAGCATTTTAATTATAAGCTTTCTTTTTATGATGAAATGACTAAACATATGATAAAATTAAAAGATAAAACTAATGTAATATTATGCGGAGATATGAATATTGCTCATGAGGCTATAGATTTGGCTAGACCTAAAGAAAATGAGAAGAGTATTGGTTTTTTGCCTATAGAACGCGAACGCATAACAAAATTTTTAAATAGCGGTTTTACTGATACTTTTAGAATGTTTGTAAAAGAAGGCGGACATTATAGCTGGTGGGATATGAAGACTCGTTCTAGAGAGAAGAATGTGGGCTGGAGAATAGATTATTTCTTTGTTAATAATGAAATATCAAACAATATTAAAAGGGCTGATATTTTAACTGATGTTCTTGGAAGCGACCATTGTCCTATATTAATTGAATGGGATAAAAAATAA
- a CDS encoding YifB family Mg chelatase-like AAA ATPase, translating into MHTKIYSEALYGIEGIPITIEVNISEGLPKFDVVGLPDQAVNEAKERVIAAINNSDRFFPPKRITINLAPADIKKSGSMYDLAFALGILSSSAQLFFSDFMNNTIILGELALDGSVREVKGIFSMLLNAKELGIKNAIIPFNNMEEANIIEGLNLYPVKTLKEAMEVSEGKKEAIISKGNFNFTSDNNEAVDFSEVKGQEYAKRAAMIAAAGGHNFIMIGSPGCGKTLIAKRIPTILPPLTFEEAIEVTKIYSSYGLLSKNMPIVKKRPFRIPHHTSSHVSLVGGGRNIKAGEITLAHNGVLFLDEFVEFQSSALQTLREPMEEKTITISRANGSISFPANFTLVAAMNPCPCGYYGDEKHTCRCSEMARKKYIAKLSGPILDRIDISIEVRGIDYDKMISKADGETSSSMRKIVTDARKIQEKRFRENGLKIFSNSSMGIKDIEKFCILDSKAKNILNMAMQKFSMSARSYNKILKVSRTIADIENKEVIETSHITEALQYRFNLN; encoded by the coding sequence ATGCATACCAAAATATATTCAGAAGCTCTTTACGGTATAGAAGGCATACCAATAACCATAGAAGTAAATATATCTGAAGGCTTGCCTAAGTTTGATGTTGTGGGGCTTCCAGACCAGGCAGTTAATGAGGCAAAAGAGAGAGTAATTGCTGCAATAAATAACAGCGATAGATTTTTCCCGCCAAAGAGAATAACCATAAATTTAGCACCAGCAGATATAAAAAAATCAGGAAGCATGTATGATTTAGCTTTTGCTTTGGGGATATTATCATCTAGTGCTCAGTTGTTTTTTTCTGATTTTATGAATAACACTATAATACTTGGTGAATTAGCATTAGACGGAAGTGTGAGAGAGGTAAAAGGAATATTCTCTATGCTTTTAAATGCCAAAGAATTGGGAATAAAAAATGCCATTATACCTTTTAACAATATGGAAGAAGCTAATATTATTGAAGGACTTAATTTATACCCTGTAAAAACACTTAAAGAAGCAATGGAAGTTTCTGAAGGCAAAAAAGAAGCTATAATATCTAAAGGTAATTTTAATTTTACATCAGACAATAATGAAGCTGTGGATTTTTCTGAAGTAAAGGGACAGGAATATGCAAAACGTGCTGCAATGATAGCTGCTGCTGGCGGGCACAACTTTATAATGATAGGATCCCCCGGCTGCGGAAAAACTTTGATAGCAAAAAGAATACCCACAATACTACCTCCGCTTACTTTTGAAGAGGCTATTGAGGTAACAAAAATATATTCATCATACGGACTGCTTTCAAAAAATATGCCAATAGTAAAAAAACGCCCATTTAGAATACCTCATCATACTTCCTCTCATGTAAGTTTAGTTGGAGGAGGCAGAAATATAAAAGCAGGTGAGATTACTTTGGCTCATAATGGAGTATTGTTTCTTGATGAGTTTGTGGAGTTTCAAAGCTCAGCACTTCAAACATTAAGAGAACCTATGGAAGAGAAAACTATTACAATAAGCAGGGCTAACGGAAGTATTTCTTTTCCTGCTAATTTTACTTTGGTTGCTGCTATGAACCCTTGCCCTTGCGGTTATTATGGAGATGAAAAACACACATGCCGATGCTCTGAAATGGCAAGAAAAAAATATATTGCAAAATTATCAGGTCCTATACTAGATAGAATAGATATATCAATAGAAGTACGCGGTATAGATTATGATAAAATGATTTCAAAAGCTGACGGAGAGACATCTTCTTCTATGCGTAAAATAGTTACTGATGCAAGAAAAATACAGGAAAAACGCTTTAGAGAAAATGGACTTAAAATATTTTCAAACTCGTCTATGGGAATAAAAGACATTGAGAAGTTTTGTATATTAGACAGCAAAGCTAAAAATATATTAAATATGGCCATGCAAAAGTTTTCAATGAGTGCAAGAAGCTACAACAAAATACTTAAAGTTTCAAGAACTATAGCTGATATAGAAAATAAAGAAGTAATAGAAACCTCGCATATAACAGAAGCTTTGCAGTATAGATTTAATCTAAACTAA